The following are encoded together in the Geobacter sulfurreducens PCA genome:
- the mscL gene encoding large conductance mechanosensitive channel protein MscL translates to MFKEFKEFAMKGNVVDLAIGVIIGGAFGKIVTSVVNDIVMPPIGLLMGKMDFSNLFIDLSGKGYESLKAAKDAGAPVISYGAFINTVLDFVIVAFVIFLVIKQINRLKKEPVPAPPDTKECAFCCSAIPIKATRCPHCTSEQK, encoded by the coding sequence ATGTTCAAGGAGTTCAAGGAATTCGCCATGAAGGGAAATGTGGTCGATCTGGCCATCGGCGTTATCATCGGCGGCGCATTCGGCAAGATCGTCACGTCGGTGGTCAATGATATCGTGATGCCTCCCATCGGCCTCCTGATGGGCAAAATGGACTTCTCGAACCTTTTCATCGACCTGTCGGGCAAGGGCTACGAGAGCCTCAAGGCCGCCAAGGACGCAGGCGCGCCGGTCATCAGCTACGGTGCCTTCATCAACACGGTCCTGGACTTCGTCATCGTGGCCTTCGTGATCTTCCTGGTGATCAAGCAGATCAACCGCCTGAAAAAGGAGCCGGTGCCCGCCCCGCCCGACACCAAGGAGTGCGCCTTCTGCTGCTCCGCCATCCCCATCAAGGCCACCCGCTGCCCCCACTGCACGTCGGAACAGAAATAG